Within Massilia litorea, the genomic segment TGAGTAGCATGGGATAGCTAAAAGGTTTGTCGACCGCCTGGCGCAGCGCGTGGATATGGGTGCGCAGCGCGTCGCTGTCGGGACGGTCTTCGCCCCACACCGCCTGCTCGAGGGCCTCGCGCGGGACAATGCGCGGTGCCGCTTTCAATAAAGCGTGCAGCAGGATGTAACCGGTGCGGGTGAGGGTGAACGCCTGGCCGGCACGGCTGGCCTGCTGGGTATCGGGATCGAACACCAGTTCGCCGAAGCGCAGTTTGCTGCTGCCCGCGTTGCGCCCTTCCGAACGCCGCACCAGCGCCTTCAGGCGCACGTCGAGCTCGACCAGGGAAAACGGCTTGACCAGGTAATCGTCGGCGCCGCTGTCGAAGCCGGCGACCTTGTCCGAAAGGCTGTCACGCGCAGTCAGCATCAGGACTGGCGTGGCGATCGACAGCTCGCCGCGCAGCTTTTCGCACAGTTCAAGTCCATTCAAGCCGGGCAGGCCGATATCGAGCACGATGACGTCGTATTCGTTTTCCGAGGCGAGTGCGAGCGCCGCATAACCATTACGG encodes:
- a CDS encoding response regulator transcription factor yields the protein MRILIVEDHPDILANLYGFLEAKGHVLDSARNGYAALALASENEYDVIVLDIGLPGLNGLELCEKLRGELSIATPVLMLTARDSLSDKVAGFDSGADDYLVKPFSLVELDVRLKALVRRSEGRNAGSSKLRFGELVFDPDTQQASRAGQAFTLTRTGYILLHALLKAAPRIVPREALEQAVWGEDRPDSDALRTHIHALRQAVDKPFSYPMLLTVPGVGYRLALPDAPR